From a region of the Mesomycoplasma ovipneumoniae ATCC 29419 genome:
- a CDS encoding ABC transporter permease gives MKKIFKHIFAMFLKTKVIFVGLITLVFFTAVIFTTLFTTNRAYEDRLDEYKNFSGLHDATINTEFNYFGNAQNEGYDELKPDVYLPLESEKSKKQLIIKDNFISLGSISPSLSQDEYVLSSEFSREFYFNAKLNDDNTFSLSKQAFLPVYTTSDGKNFQKKVKSYSLTTGDTITLDRTNYKASDILVYFKQGDKIIINFANSLVINGVTKQATFDPILGSSWQRQGIGFELKGQDLHELLNIKQKVDGDFEIQNTNSSFVNFTQNGDSITARFQNKTFKLTKDINWSSNEFRILDPGQNYQLLPNWVRDLRSKVEYINHKYKLKEIDANSQNFTGFIKEYLLYLKNNNPKQFEELQNINYWEKRIITTDGNHETVVSADLSIADLTVNFQKKDDPSFVSTIAQIEQLNSNNLALVTNEELNNLSNSNIKNATFLKLSQNVQEYANVYFYNYLQDYSQKVNGRDVKVVDSIGTRQTFTIDVQQKGQDSTTNQVIHFINSGISPEVFNKISFDNQNLEQQQQLGRLFNEIQDYKSKRETKLFPQVGKILDDSNTKIPPIFQAKIIAAAHESYGIDPNLIDLKVTFGNVEFQDDQKLLYQNILNTKIVLLKKVQDDSPIPTTSNFANLGFHGIILLPNYQFGYVFKNLGETKWTLLPENIIKTDSSVPGSREQRTQALLANFLASKNFEIDAKISPNGWFRRVDNFSNTATIPLIYYYFSTNVQNEIDTQKSARSLFLQAADALNNSVLVDNGFFLKPDVDAIFAALANAADEIKLVDILSFRTKNYNLLSELLVKAGHNLVKNNRPTIINDVLANFVDQIIAKTQESAVSNSDRSLYLLRQIFSLNSVLSTFGVDIFDQIQRLGGVEALAKAIKNPINLLNGLKTVIYSIDFEKLLTNLNNWFEEANKNKSNLISLFSTSDFVKEFLKSIDQQRIKSGLIDIVNEIDFNAMFSTVVDEKTKGFFGFLTKPIVEKFAKDKQAQIIKILGKLNGKGSANPYSNINEGLIELITNFDIATFAKNLDYLTKTSFSDGYDKYVNLPENLKKAQENQEFFKRSELFANDYLISLVGTFLKDEKTRQNTINSLIKIINASSKGQDSGSGEVGLRYFLPGVDEEKIDIYDLQFISANWNSAVNTDNLQKSKQIDVLASSILTKLTENPEIKITNLTLNERIFLNRYLRIANLDNIEDIKSRLQEIKDIFEIFNFKNYTKTGNIITNIKPPSLEDTNIFASSESIGDILYFLTNSIKIPAPVEDGNSGGNPLKLKPIYISASADQIDKLQSSIINDPSSIIPLAIRNYRFWIRFVAENNLPNLELQQAFNKLYAFASSSSTNGILNETTLFGGIKNLQNQEGLFAGLPAASRSILQPYLTSLHLKNDSTFRNLLNDPVFDKQYTDQHGNKKTIKNWLIENQTELVENLGYLAYYSQNYPFDANFNKSVKYIMDNYLLQNKFSDSPFKKRFLSTLVAQYANLNPLLVGLNLDSLGLGQFFSAQLPQIPLWFSTNPDALTETESNNFNLAFILQSRIPSVRQIQADPSTEQSQLIELLSSQIKNSEELPPFIYSNLASSVSLDYYKLKDISASILEKSKDNPEFFGINIYKFYEKFFEKIIVTRLASNSINIDDNRAYVIKVNNTYLEQNQKEIYQGQIPDNASDIEKLIDQLDDKYILNAGGLKYIIVGSDFSVDYLYPVIDEKNIKLDPTNQALAYVNKFGFDKARFSFRSNPVKNYLLIKLKPEGDLEKFKQDTDDLIAKNFALNRLQRTFSANEIDFLNPERSLRISVGTNIISTFSSINIYITLFLSILVLFAVAFIIKRYISTNNKVLGILRAQGYTLFEIASSFLSIGLLISFIGGFLGYLVGFFVKIPLVGLISQFWEFDVNLYSFEPISFVFSFVVPFLAISGLIYLVILWNLKQKPNQLLSGITEINTSKFAQGVAKLFRKTKIVNKFSISLVINSTWKIISLVIAIIIVQFALIFSLSSHNIFQNTITKTYSNRHYTYKLNLFSPTREGGPLVVYNPKNLEKNLYVPIGSGSEINTNSPNYFRPGNPSVFGDTNQNGEININSKNPVVLSRSGLNIKISETNNLSIFDIVLSNLPESLRNNIFSISNKVVHQMEQSQNIEEKIANKQPYFKYLADPGNVNLGRFWYFKFDPAKNDYLAHEVSIFGQVQNRDEYRKFLVESYLNPNVEKDFTVSFGGISLSPNAENVPQNQVYTYIDTSYNDGSSVENGLKIYGYNTQSQNNPIIEIKDESNQDLLKAINDFKIENDIYPLVVNHVFAKKHNLGLNSIIEMPIINTVDRYLAKIRDIPQKTAKFKIIGISDTYINSELITSQDVANKLLGLDIFDLALEFYNLKPFNGLILASPDIEQITNSFTLYSPSGYWAGSSEIKVDSLNQDDTIGFFANIFGFSENEQDQNKGALQLAGYSKEEILKIINLKNQQQNATWINQNSNLDFASLSNQTFVNQNLSSIKQALKNFNEIYGNTIYQIAPQGVEAKNIETNFISNFANLFGAGINIVVIIFLAVSLIILIIIASSIINENQENIAILDVLGYSNRTKLRLFYSIYLPILIIATLISVPFAMLGMGIFSSYILASNSIFLALAISVPVFFGALLIISVIFFGVLGILWRFLTNRKSVYVIKEQN, from the coding sequence ATGAAAAAGATTTTTAAACACATATTTGCAATGTTTTTAAAAACTAAAGTTATTTTTGTTGGGCTAATAACTTTAGTTTTCTTTACCGCCGTAATTTTTACAACTTTATTCACGACAAATCGTGCCTATGAAGACCGGTTAGATGAGTATAAAAATTTTTCTGGTCTTCATGATGCAACGATTAATACTGAATTTAATTATTTTGGAAACGCCCAAAACGAAGGATATGATGAACTCAAACCAGACGTTTATCTACCGCTCGAGTCCGAAAAAAGTAAAAAACAACTAATAATAAAAGATAATTTTATTAGTTTAGGTTCAATTTCACCTAGTTTAAGTCAGGATGAATATGTTCTCTCAAGCGAATTTAGTCGCGAATTTTACTTTAATGCAAAATTAAATGATGACAACACATTTTCATTGTCAAAACAAGCATTTTTGCCAGTCTATACAACTAGTGATGGTAAAAATTTTCAAAAAAAAGTAAAATCATATTCTCTGACAACTGGTGATACAATAACCTTAGACAGAACAAATTATAAAGCTAGTGACATTCTTGTTTATTTCAAACAAGGAGATAAAATTATTATCAATTTTGCTAACTCACTTGTCATTAATGGTGTTACAAAACAAGCTACTTTTGATCCAATTTTAGGCTCAAGTTGACAAAGACAAGGAATTGGCTTTGAATTAAAAGGCCAGGATTTGCATGAACTTTTAAACATTAAACAAAAAGTTGATGGTGATTTTGAGATTCAAAATACTAACAGTTCGTTTGTTAATTTTACTCAAAATGGCGATTCTATTACTGCGAGATTTCAAAATAAAACTTTTAAATTAACAAAGGATATAAACTGAAGCTCTAATGAGTTTAGAATTTTAGATCCAGGTCAAAACTACCAATTATTGCCAAACTGAGTTCGTGATCTAAGATCTAAAGTTGAGTATATCAATCACAAATATAAACTTAAAGAAATTGATGCAAACAGTCAAAATTTCACTGGTTTTATTAAAGAATATTTGCTTTATTTAAAAAATAATAACCCTAAACAATTTGAAGAATTACAAAATATTAACTACTGGGAAAAACGGATAATAACTACTGATGGCAATCATGAAACTGTTGTCTCTGCTGATCTTTCAATCGCAGATTTAACCGTTAATTTCCAAAAAAAGGATGATCCATCTTTTGTAAGTACAATTGCCCAAATTGAACAACTAAATAGTAACAATTTAGCACTTGTTACAAATGAAGAATTAAATAACTTATCAAATTCAAATATTAAAAACGCAACCTTTTTAAAACTTTCACAAAATGTTCAAGAATATGCAAATGTTTATTTTTATAATTATTTGCAAGACTACTCACAAAAAGTTAATGGAAGAGATGTAAAAGTAGTTGACTCAATTGGAACAAGACAAACTTTTACAATTGACGTTCAACAAAAAGGTCAAGATTCAACAACAAACCAAGTTATTCATTTTATTAATTCCGGAATTAGTCCTGAAGTTTTTAATAAAATCAGTTTTGATAATCAAAATTTAGAACAACAGCAACAACTTGGAAGGCTATTTAACGAAATTCAAGATTATAAATCAAAAAGAGAAACTAAACTATTTCCACAAGTTGGAAAAATTTTAGATGACTCAAATACAAAAATTCCGCCAATTTTTCAAGCTAAAATAATTGCCGCAGCTCATGAGAGTTACGGAATTGATCCAAACTTAATTGATTTAAAAGTAACTTTTGGTAATGTTGAATTTCAAGATGATCAAAAATTGCTTTACCAAAACATTTTAAATACAAAAATTGTCTTACTTAAAAAAGTTCAAGACGACAGTCCAATTCCTACTACAAGCAATTTTGCAAACCTCGGTTTTCACGGAATAATTTTGCTGCCAAATTACCAATTTGGCTATGTTTTTAAAAACCTCGGTGAGACTAAATGAACCCTGCTTCCTGAAAATATTATAAAAACTGACTCTTCAGTTCCTGGAAGTCGTGAGCAGAGAACACAAGCCTTACTGGCAAATTTCTTGGCAAGTAAAAACTTTGAAATTGATGCCAAAATTTCGCCAAATGGTTGATTTAGACGGGTAGATAATTTTTCAAATACAGCAACAATTCCGTTAATTTACTATTACTTTTCAACTAATGTTCAAAATGAAATTGACACACAAAAATCAGCGCGCTCATTATTTTTACAAGCTGCTGATGCCTTAAATAATTCTGTTTTAGTCGATAATGGCTTTTTCTTAAAACCGGATGTAGATGCAATTTTTGCCGCTCTTGCTAATGCTGCTGATGAAATTAAATTAGTTGATATTCTTTCTTTTCGAACTAAAAATTATAATTTACTTTCTGAATTACTCGTAAAGGCCGGGCATAATTTAGTTAAAAATAACCGTCCAACAATTATTAATGATGTTCTAGCTAATTTTGTTGACCAAATAATTGCTAAAACCCAAGAGTCAGCTGTTTCTAATTCAGATCGAAGTCTTTATCTTCTTAGACAAATTTTTTCACTAAACTCAGTTTTATCTACTTTTGGTGTTGATATTTTTGATCAAATTCAACGACTTGGTGGAGTTGAGGCGCTAGCTAAGGCAATTAAAAATCCAATTAATTTATTAAATGGACTTAAAACAGTCATTTATTCAATTGACTTTGAAAAACTACTTACTAATTTAAATAATTGATTCGAAGAAGCTAATAAAAACAAGTCAAATTTAATTAGTCTTTTTTCAACTTCCGATTTTGTCAAAGAATTTTTGAAGTCAATTGACCAACAAAGAATAAAATCAGGACTAATTGATATTGTTAATGAAATTGATTTTAATGCAATGTTTTCAACTGTTGTTGATGAAAAAACCAAAGGCTTTTTTGGATTTTTAACAAAACCAATTGTTGAAAAATTTGCAAAAGATAAACAAGCTCAAATTATCAAAATTCTTGGAAAACTGAACGGAAAAGGAAGTGCTAATCCTTATTCAAACATTAACGAAGGTCTAATTGAATTAATTACTAATTTTGACATTGCAACTTTTGCAAAAAATCTTGATTATTTGACAAAAACCTCTTTTTCAGATGGTTATGATAAATATGTAAATCTGCCAGAAAATTTGAAAAAAGCACAAGAAAACCAAGAGTTTTTCAAGCGAAGCGAATTATTTGCTAATGATTATTTAATTTCCCTTGTTGGAACTTTCCTTAAAGATGAAAAAACAAGACAAAACACAATAAATTCATTAATTAAAATAATTAATGCCTCATCAAAAGGGCAAGATTCAGGAAGTGGAGAAGTTGGTCTTCGTTATTTCCTTCCTGGAGTTGATGAAGAAAAAATTGACATTTATGACTTACAATTTATTAGTGCTAACTGAAATTCAGCTGTAAATACTGATAATTTGCAAAAAAGTAAGCAAATTGATGTTCTTGCAAGTTCTATTCTGACAAAACTCACTGAGAATCCTGAAATAAAAATTACAAATCTAACATTAAATGAACGAATTTTCCTAAATAGATATTTAAGAATTGCAAATCTTGATAATATTGAAGATATTAAAAGCAGACTCCAGGAAATCAAAGATATTTTTGAAATCTTTAATTTTAAAAACTATACAAAAACCGGTAATATTATCACAAATATTAAACCGCCAAGTCTTGAAGATACAAATATTTTTGCAAGTTCTGAATCTATTGGTGACATTCTTTACTTTTTAACAAATTCAATCAAAATTCCTGCTCCAGTTGAAGATGGCAATTCTGGCGGAAATCCGCTAAAACTAAAGCCAATTTATATTTCAGCCTCAGCCGATCAAATTGATAAATTACAAAGCTCAATTATTAATGATCCTAGCTCAATTATTCCACTTGCAATTCGTAATTATCGTTTTTGAATTCGTTTTGTTGCCGAAAACAACCTTCCAAACTTAGAACTCCAGCAAGCATTTAATAAATTATATGCTTTTGCCAGTTCTTCTTCAACAAATGGAATTTTAAATGAAACAACACTTTTTGGTGGAATTAAAAATCTCCAGAACCAAGAAGGACTTTTTGCCGGACTTCCTGCTGCTTCAAGGTCAATTTTACAGCCTTATCTAACAAGTTTGCATTTAAAAAACGACAGTACCTTTAGAAATCTTTTAAATGATCCAGTTTTTGACAAACAATATACTGACCAGCATGGTAATAAAAAAACTATTAAAAATTGACTAATTGAAAATCAAACTGAATTAGTTGAAAATTTAGGATATTTGGCTTATTATTCACAAAATTATCCTTTTGATGCTAACTTTAATAAATCTGTTAAATATATAATGGATAATTATTTGCTACAAAATAAATTTTCTGATTCACCTTTCAAAAAACGCTTTTTATCAACACTTGTTGCTCAATATGCTAATTTAAATCCTTTGCTTGTTGGACTAAATTTAGACTCTCTTGGACTTGGGCAATTTTTCTCAGCGCAACTTCCACAAATTCCTTTATGATTCTCAACAAATCCTGATGCCTTAACCGAAACTGAATCAAACAATTTTAATCTTGCCTTTATTTTACAATCACGAATTCCATCTGTAAGACAAATTCAAGCTGATCCTTCAACAGAGCAGTCACAACTAATTGAGCTCTTATCATCACAAATAAAAAATAGTGAAGAACTTCCACCTTTTATTTATAGCAATTTGGCAAGCAGTGTTTCACTTGATTATTATAAATTAAAAGATATTTCTGCTTCAATCTTGGAAAAATCAAAAGATAATCCTGAATTTTTCGGTATTAATATTTACAAATTCTACGAGAAATTCTTCGAAAAAATCATTGTAACCCGCCTTGCAAGCAACTCAATTAACATTGATGATAATCGTGCATATGTTATCAAAGTCAATAATACCTATTTAGAACAAAATCAAAAAGAAATCTACCAAGGACAAATTCCTGACAATGCTAGTGATATTGAAAAATTAATTGATCAATTAGATGATAAATACATTTTAAATGCTGGTGGTCTTAAATATATAATTGTCGGTTCTGATTTTAGTGTTGATTATTTATATCCAGTTATTGACGAAAAAAATATTAAACTTGACCCGACAAATCAAGCCTTAGCATATGTAAATAAATTCGGATTTGATAAGGCTCGCTTTTCATTCCGTTCAAATCCAGTAAAAAATTACTTGTTAATTAAGTTAAAACCAGAAGGTGATCTGGAAAAATTCAAGCAAGATACTGATGACTTAATTGCCAAAAATTTTGCCCTAAATCGTCTCCAGCGAACATTTAGCGCTAATGAAATTGACTTTTTAAATCCCGAAAGGTCATTGCGGATTTCAGTTGGAACAAATATAATTTCTACTTTTTCATCAATTAATATTTATATAACTTTATTTTTATCAATTCTAGTACTTTTTGCTGTTGCCTTTATTATCAAACGTTATATTTCAACAAACAATAAAGTGCTTGGAATTCTTCGGGCTCAAGGATATACACTCTTTGAAATTGCTTCTTCATTCCTCTCAATTGGTTTATTAATTTCATTTATCGGTGGATTTCTTGGCTATCTAGTTGGATTTTTTGTCAAAATTCCACTTGTTGGCTTGATTTCACAATTTTGAGAATTTGATGTAAATCTTTATAGTTTTGAGCCAATTTCATTTGTATTTTCTTTTGTAGTTCCATTTTTGGCAATCAGCGGACTAATTTATTTAGTAATTCTTTGAAACTTAAAACAAAAACCAAACCAATTATTATCAGGAATTACTGAAATTAACACTTCAAAATTCGCCCAAGGAGTGGCAAAACTATTTCGAAAAACCAAAATTGTCAACAAATTTTCAATTTCACTTGTTATTAATTCAACTTGAAAAATTATCTCACTAGTAATTGCAATTATTATTGTCCAATTTGCGCTAATTTTTTCACTCTCTTCCCATAATATTTTCCAAAACACAATTACAAAAACTTACTCAAATCGTCATTATACATACAAATTAAATCTCTTTAGTCCAACGCGTGAAGGTGGACCGTTAGTAGTTTATAATCCAAAAAATCTTGAGAAAAACTTATATGTTCCAATTGGATCAGGTTCAGAGATTAACACTAATTCGCCAAATTACTTCCGTCCAGGAAATCCTTCAGTTTTTGGTGATACCAACCAAAATGGCGAGATAAATATTAACTCAAAAAATCCGGTTGTTCTTTCTCGATCAGGACTAAATATTAAAATTAGTGAAACAAATAACCTTTCAATTTTTGATATTGTTCTTTCAAATCTTCCTGAATCATTAAGAAATAATATTTTTTCAATTTCCAACAAAGTTGTTCACCAAATGGAACAATCACAAAATATTGAAGAAAAAATCGCTAACAAACAACCATATTTTAAATATTTAGCCGATCCGGGGAATGTTAATTTAGGTAGATTTTGGTACTTTAAATTTGATCCTGCAAAGAACGACTACCTGGCGCACGAAGTTTCAATTTTTGGTCAAGTCCAAAATCGTGATGAATACCGGAAATTTTTAGTCGAGTCATATTTGAACCCAAATGTTGAAAAAGACTTTACCGTTTCCTTTGGTGGAATTTCTCTAAGCCCTAATGCTGAAAATGTTCCACAAAATCAAGTCTATACTTACATTGACACTTCTTATAATGACGGATCTTCAGTTGAAAATGGTCTTAAAATTTATGGTTATAATACCCAAAGTCAAAATAACCCAATAATTGAAATCAAAGATGAATCAAACCAAGATTTACTCAAAGCCATTAATGATTTCAAAATTGAAAATGATATTTATCCTTTAGTTGTCAACCACGTTTTTGCCAAAAAACACAATTTAGGACTAAATTCAATAATTGAAATGCCAATTATTAACACTGTTGACCGTTATTTAGCAAAAATTCGTGATATTCCACAAAAAACAGCTAAATTTAAAATAATTGGTATTTCTGATACTTATATAAATTCAGAATTAATTACCTCACAGGACGTTGCAAATAAACTTCTTGGTCTTGATATTTTTGATTTAGCCTTAGAATTTTATAATTTAAAACCATTTAACGGATTAATTCTCGCTTCGCCTGATATTGAGCAAATTACTAATTCCTTTACTTTGTACTCACCTTCTGGATACTGAGCAGGTAGTTCAGAGATTAAAGTTGATTCACTAAATCAAGATGATACAATTGGTTTTTTTGCTAACATTTTTGGTTTTAGTGAAAACGAACAAGACCAAAACAAAGGTGCTTTACAACTTGCTGGTTATTCAAAAGAAGAAATTTTAAAAATTATTAACCTCAAAAATCAGCAACAAAATGCAACCTGAATTAACCAAAATTCAAACTTAGATTTTGCATCGCTCTCTAACCAAACCTTTGTCAACCAAAACCTTTCTTCAATTAAACAGGCGCTCAAAAATTTCAACGAAATTTATGGTAATACAATTTACCAAATCGCCCCCCAAGGTGTTGAGGCTAAAAATATTGAAACAAACTTTATTTCTAACTTTGCTAATCTTTTTGGAGCCGGAATTAATATTGTTGTCATTATTTTCCTAGCGGTTTCCTTAATTATTTTAATAATTATTGCTTCTTCAATCATTAATGAAAACCAAGAAAACATTGCAATTCTAGACGTTCTTGGCTATTCAAATCGAACAAAATTAAGACTTTTCTATAGCATTTATCTCCCAATTTTAATTATAGCAACTCTAATAAGCGTTCCTTTTGCAATGTTGGGAATGGGAATATTTAGCTCGTACATTCTTGCTTCAAACTCAATTTTCCTTGCTTTGGCAATATCAGTTCCTGTCTTCTTTGGTGCGCTATTAATAATTAGTGTAATTTTCTTTGGTGTGCTTGGAATTCTCTGACGCTTCTTAACAAACCGTAAATCTGTTTATGTAATTAAAGAACAAAATTAA